In Oncorhynchus clarkii lewisi isolate Uvic-CL-2024 chromosome 2, UVic_Ocla_1.0, whole genome shotgun sequence, one DNA window encodes the following:
- the LOC139419793 gene encoding uncharacterized protein isoform X2: MLFLSLTRLDWIPVPRPVWDVSRVSMLMFVCTMTTEASAVGEADTEGKPKPSVAEAERRPENKQSSEAEIQLENKQSPEPETEREPENKPSPEAAAPEPEREKPSQKTQEQDSEPGSTESPIFTTTTEEEQLVKPRQRTSASRGLSRLFSSFLKRRSQCSDVEWAEVEKAEKDRKEKAEAGTKEEKLEQAKGEEKKEAEERGEKKEEEEAAKKAEKNKEEEEAAKKAEKKEEEAAKKAEKKKEEEEEAAKKAEKKKEEEEAAKKAKKKEEEAAKKAEKKKEEEEAAKKAEKKKKKEEEEAAKKEAVKKKKEEKEAAKKAEKKKKEEEEAAKKAEKKKKEEEEAARKAKKKEEEEAAKKAEKKKKEEEGVTKKEAEQQNQEEEAAKKKEEEKKKKEGEAAKKAEEEGEAAKKEEKKKEEGEEAKKAEEKKEEEEAAKKSEKKKKEEEEAAKKAEKEEEEAKKEEEEAAKKSEKKKKEEEEAAKKAEKKKKEEEAKKEEKKKKDEEESAKKEEKKKGEEKTTKKTQKGKKKEKENKEEEKGKKNEANKEVKKNEENKELKKKKRKGKKKAGEEHKAGEQSTTEVQVKAPIAAPEPELRAEAEGEAEQERQEEPVEAQDHHYISSAETQPAQAEQKVNAEVEKEVVEGEEKEAGVEEKEKKEETEEEPAEQMEEEEGEANGGEGENTNGEDKMALAEEAKPSKRPRIMQCKVTLLDDTLFECELGKHATGSDLFVKVCDHLNLLERDYCGLAVWDTPTSRTWLDASKEIRKQVADYTYEFTFNVKFYPPDPAQLTEDLTRYYLCLQLRKDILSGLLPCSFVTLAMLGSYTAQSELGEYDPEVHGSHYTKELRLAPGQGKELEDKVMELHRTYRSMSPAQADMLFLENAKKLSMYGVDLHQAKDLEGVDITLGVCSGGLMVYKDKLRINRFPWPKVLKISYKRSSFFIKIRPSEQEQYESTIGFKLPNYKASKKLWKASVEHHTFFRVSSVEPPSSRSRFLALGSKFRYSGRTQAQTRQASSMIARPAPRFTRSASKRLSRTIDEAGDDDLQASQLSASPNKTEDDDWFFILGSDQPQTFFSPARGRETFSVETSTQSWDDGKSVQTVRQAWQETETGQTVSRTVSQTWQGRVSDEQQQGRLEEEKEEDWSVLLGRRPSLPYVPYSMMKPPVKYRSAQVAKVATAKILERLLQPRQEQSDDWVMQLDRSFEFADTPPFSPPVSLEKEETRQERREVIKRLQEGVFLVEKLREVEVLDERLREVKVLEERLQEVDELEERIQEEVEARQEEEGGVEQEEGEVEEEVVEAAEENVEEVDELEEQIKEVFLKGLLPDESGEDEGLKEESMEEAEESEKGWSNVASTSSVVRRVDLRTQNSVTIVKEMRQQEGGMEEETLEQVAVSDEGLKEDEGWLEERKHQALVEGLPEGLEERRGEIRVERRRKKVTIVTQDESLPDELEKKASEKLSEDQIGGHFYKEGQLMVKFNELFAAEKLGLPIVTIQQEWLQEQEKVREEKQEERVEQVKISGEGLIEVKGGLEDRMRQMSEERLREGEQTVVKTKKTVRIVEEMRRTQKTLEEKSSEDILSEERLGDGFYTEGEVLVKFRKDVERVPHRVRQMEKPQEEEEEEEVVEVNMQPSQPEDKDDWVVLLDSLPHKTLYKPPVMPADSALVPVVSTRFSVVLVDTVEQRAPERECIEVEATQQQPERGLVEGRRPWKMQEDDWFMLLDLVDRVPSGVPTTPVSASLQEQVQVYVDETISSMVKVMTVVQREETRVTVVEEMELQKDQSRLEQKLSQREMEDDWFVLLDIVPREPSVIPSASVEERIPVYPEESVSSVVELTTVEQREERRVTVIQEERRQEEVILPPQPSREMDDDWFVQLDVVPRETSYIPPVAPAEPTPVYPDVISPVVEVKAEQQKPVVVLVEETRPQQEREVEEWQRQPERDDDWFTLLADVREEPIIVPPVGFVLLDAVREERAGVPPVSLAVSDRVYPEVVPAKHLTIEPEPRVFVVEAVRLLPEDVALEGKATQPQREQDDDWFLQLDVAPKVAAAPVVVIYSGVSTTAVTVVKEAVEQKPPKTVRIMEETVKMEEGPVVTPKEVDDDWFVLWDRAPSKILTTAKAFHVDREVIELVPRRTVIVVEETRKPHRVVEDRRQPEVELVKTLPPQERGEGDDWFTLFEASRQEPVKMPTVAVVTRPAPVVDVMVTSTEQRTQKRVTIVEERWREERTLQQRLPQRQREVDDDWFVLLDAAPKELVALRERLQVYTDITVVKGPAAQPKPRVVVEEEKRPVQPQRDVDDHWFVLRDKKSVAVVATHKAARPVSAPVFSQAALMEAGIPMAPLDLQQPQTSTPIRLPARQDDRKLQVTVEAVDEGSAEVKKRAKRTEGDSIYIRHSLLMLEDFEKPQEDLIRHHTSISELKRNFMASVPESRGPSEWDKRLSTHSPFRSLGINGQPLPDADGSVCITPIREELDTKAALQQDESSSTVRPSGGPSPSPASTETGPDRVDSKSHDAPGVAGPYVQDDEHVSSGTTTSHVPVVEVERAQLPHSYQLQGTVLEEEEPADPGSRGEQSGRITGASHTSYFVSGVPHVIRCFQPPLVQTQTVTITDVSNSLPTDVSTKDVPIVQTQTISYESAEVSVGGTDGGKEATALSSIQSITSESSRETSGTSITTTTTHISKVVKGGASETRVEKRIVITADSEDDQGSDGGATAM, encoded by the exons ATGCTATTCCTTTCTCTCACTCGTCTGGACTGGATCCCTGTACCTCGTCCTGTCTGGGATGTCTCCCGTGTTTCCATGCTGATGTTTG TGTGTACCATGACAACAGAGGCTAGCGCGGTGGGCGAGGCGGACACAGAGGGCAAGCCGAAGCCCAGTgtagcagaggcagagagaagaccGGAGAACAAGCAGAGCTCGGAGGCAGAGATACAACTGGAGAACAAGCAGAGCCCAGa gccagaaacagagagagaaccggAGAACAAGCCGAGCCCAGAGGCAGCAGCACCGgagccagagagggagaagcCCAGCCAGAAGACCCAGGAGCAGGACTCAGAGCCTGGCTCCACAGAGAGCCCCATCTTCACCACCACCACTGAGGAGGAGCAGCTAGTGAAGCCCCGCCAGCGCACCTCAGCCAGCCGCGGCCTCTCacgcctcttctcctccttcctcaaACGGCGCTCGCAGTGCTCAGACGTAGAGTGGGCTGAGGTCGAGAAGGCGGAGAAGGACAGGAAAGAGAAGGCAGAGGCTGGAACAAAGGAGGAAAAGTTAGAGCAGGCcaagggggaggagaagaaagaggcagaggaaaggggggagaagaaagaggaggaagaagcagcaaagaaagcagagaagaataaagaggaggaagaagcagcaaagaaagcagagaagaaagaggaagaagcagcaaagaaagcagagaagaagaaagaggaggaagaagaagcagcaaagaaagcagagaagaagaaagaggaggaagaagcaGCAAAGAAAGCAAAGAAGAAAGAGGAAGAAGCAGCAAAGAAagcagagaagaagaaagaggaggaagaagcagcaaagaaagcagagaagaagaagaagaaagaagaggaagaagcagCAAAGAAAGAGGCagtgaagaagaagaaagaagagaaagaggcagcaaagaaagcagagaagaagaagaaagaggaagaagaggcagcaaagaaagcagagaagaagaagaaagaggaggaagaagcaGCAAGGAAAGcgaagaagaaagaggaggaagaggcagcaaagaaagcagagaagaagaaaaaagaagaGGAAGGGGTAACGAAGAAAGAGGCAGAGCAGCAGAATCAAGAGGAAGAGGCAGCAaagaaaaaggaggaggagaagaagaagaaagagggagaggcagcAAAAAaagcagaggaggagggagaggcagcaaagaaagaggagaagaagaaagaggagggagaggaagcaaagaaagcagaggagaagaaagaagaggaagaggcaGCAAAGAaatcagagaagaagaagaaagaggaggaagaggcagcaaagaaagcagagaaggaggaagaggaagcaaagaaagaggaggaagaggcagcAAAAAaatcagagaagaagaagaaagaggaggaagaggcagcaaagaaagcagagaagaagaagaaagaggaggaagcgaagaaagaggagaagaagaagaaagacgAAGAGGAGTCAGCaaagaaagaggagaagaagaaaggggaggaaaagacaacaaaaaaaacgcaAAAGgggaagaagaaagagaaagaaaataaagaggaggagaaggggaagaagaACGAGGCGAATAAAGAGGTAAAGAAGAACGAGGAGAATAAAGAGTTAAAGAAGAAAAAACGGAAGGGCAAAAAGAAAGCAGGGGAGGAGCACAAAGCAGGGGAGCAGTCCACAACAGAGGTGCAGGTGAAAGCCCCCATCGCGGCCCCGGAGCCAGAGCTCAGAGCAGAGGCGGAGGGGGAGGCTGAacaggagaggcaggaggagccGGTAGAGGCCCAGGACCATCACTACATCAGCAGTGCAGAGACACAG CCAGCACAGGCGGAGCAGAAGGTGAACGCCgaggtagagaaggaggtggtagagggggaagagaaggaggcgggagtagaggagaaagagaagaaagaagaaacagaggaagagCCAGCCGagcagatggaggaggaggagggagaggcaaACGGAGGGGAAGGGGAGAACACTAATGGAGAAGACAAGATGGCTTTAGCAGAGGAGGCCAAACCCTCCAAGCGTCCGCGGATCATGCAGTGTAAAGTCACCCTCCTGGACGACACTCTGTTTGAGTGTGAGCTCGGT aAACATGCAACGggctcagatctgtttgtgaagGTGTGTGACCACCTCAACCTGCTGGAGAGAGACTACTGTGGCCTGGCCGTCTGGGATACCCCCACCTCCAGG ACATGGCTGGACGCCTCCAAAGAGATCCGGAAACAGGTGGCAG ATTATACATACGAGTTCACTTTCAACGTAAAGTTCTACCCTCCTGATCCAGCTCAGCTCACAGAAGACCTCACCAG GTACTACCTGTGTCTACAGCTGCGTAAAGACATCCTGAGTGGCCTGCTGCCATGCTCCTTTGTAACTCTGGCCATGCTAGGCTCCTACACGGCCCAGTCTGAGCTGGGGGAGTATGATCCAGAGGTCCACGGCTCTCACTACACCAAGGAGCTGAGGCTGGCCCCGGGACAGGGCAAAGAGCTGGAGGACAAGGTCATGGAGTTGCACCGCACATACAG ATCCATGAGTCCAGCCCAGGCAGACATGTTGTTTCTGGAGAATGCCAAGAAGCTGTCTATGTATGGAGTGGATCTGCACCAAGCCAAG GATCTTGAGGGTGTGGACATCACTCTAGGGGTGTGTTCTGGTGGTCTCATGGTATATAAGGACAAGCTGAGGATCAATCGTTTCCCCTGGCCCAAAGTCCTCAAGATCTCCTACAAGCGAAGCAGCTTCTTCATCAAGATCCGTCCCTCTGAACAAGAACAGTATGAGAGCACAATCGGCTTCAAGCTGCCCAACTACAAGGCCTCCAAGAAGCTGTGGAAGGCCTCAGTGGAACACCATACCTTCTTCAG GGTGTCGTCAGTGGAGCCCCCGTCGTCCCGCTCCCGGTTCCTGGCGCTGGGGTCAAAGTTCAGGTACAGTGGCCGTACCCAGGCCCAGACCCGCCAGGCCAGTTCCATGATCGCCCGGCCCGCCCCGCGCTTCACCCGGTCCGCCAGCAAGAGGCTGTCCCGCACCATCGACgaag CTGGAGATGATGATCTCCAAGCCTCGCAGCTCTCTGCTAGTCCAAACAAGACCGAGGATGACGATTGGTTCTTCATTCTGGGATCTGACCAACCCCAGACTTTCTTTTCACCAG ccagagggagggagacttTCTCTGTGGAGACTTCTACTCAGAGCTGGGATGATGGCAAGTCTgtccagacagtcagacaggcatgGCAGGAGACTGAGACAGGCCAGACGGTCAGTCGGACTGTCAGTCAGACATGGCAGGGACGAGTGTCTGATGAACAGCAGCaggggagactggaggaggagaaagaggaggattgGTCTGTCCTGCTGGGCAGACGACCCTCCCTTCCCTATGTCCCCTACTCCATGATGAAACCGCCAG TCAAATACCGCTCTGCCCAGGTGGCAAAGGTGGCCACGGCCAAAATTCTGGAGAGGCTGCTACAGCCAAGGCAGGAACAAAGTGATGACTGGGTCATGCAGTTGGACCGCAGCTTTGAGTTTGCAGACACACCTCCAT tctctcccccagtctccctggagaaggaggagactaggcaggagaggagggaggtgatcAAGAGGCTCCAGGAAGGGGTGTTCCTGGTGGAGAAGCTGAGGGAGGTAGAGGTGCTGgatgagagactgagggaggtgAAGGTTTTGGAAGAACGGCTGCAGGAGGTGgatgagctggaggagaggatacaggaggaggtggaagccaggcaggaggaggagggaggggtagaacaagaggagggggaggtagaggaggaggtggtagaggcaGCGGAAGAGAATGTGGAGGAAGTAGATGAGTTGGAGGAGCAGATAAAGGAGGTGTTTCTCAAAGGATTGCTGCCAGATGAGTCAGGGGAAGATGAGGGACTAAAAGAGGAGAGTATGGAAGAGGCAGAGGAATCTGAAAAAGGGTGGTCAAATGTGGCGAGCACCTCCTCTGTGGTACGGAGAGTAGATTTGAGGACCCAGAATAGTGTGACTATAGTGAAAGAGATGAGGCAAcaagaaggagggatggaggaggagacgCTGGAACAGGTGGCGGTTTCAGACGAGGGATTGAAAGAGGATGAAGgatggttagaggagaggaagcaTCAGGCTTTGGTGGAAGGGTTGCCAGAGGGgcttgaggaaaggagaggagagataagagtggaaaggaggaggaagaaggtgaCTATAGTGACACAGGATGAGAGTCTTCCAGATGAACTAGAGAAGAAAGCATCTGAGAAGTTGTCAGAGGACCAGATAGGAGGACATTTTTATAAAGAGGGACAACTTATGGTGAAATTCAATGAACTATTTGCGGCAGAGAAGTTAGGGTTACCGATAGTTACAATTCAGCAGGAGTGGCTCCAAGAACAGGAAAAGGTcagggaggagaaacaggaggagagagtggaacaGGTGAAGATTTCAGGCGAGGGATTGATAGAGGTGAAAGGAGGTCTAGAGGATAGGATGCGGCAGATGTCGGAGGAAAGGTTGCGAGAGGGAGAGCAGACTGTGGTGAAAACCAAGAAAACAGTGAGAATAGTGGAAGAAATGAGGAGAACACAGAAGACACTCGAGGAAAAGTCATCAGAGGACATTTTATCAGAGGAAAGGCTGGGAGATGGTTTTTATACAGAGGGGGAAGTTTTGGtgaaattcagaaaggatgtggAGAGGGTTCCACATAGAGTCAGACAAATGGAGAAgccccaagaagaagaagaagaagaagaggtagTGGAAGTGAATATGCAGCCATCCCAGCCAGAAGACAAGGACGATTGGGTTGTGCTGCTGGACAGCCTCCCACACAAGACTCTTTATAAGCCTCCAG TCATGCCAGCCGACTCCGCTCTGGTGCCTGTGGTCTCCACAAGATTCTCTGTGGTGTTAGTAGACACGGTCGAGCAGAGAGCACCAGAGAGGGAATGCATTGAAGTGGAGGCCACACAGCAACAGCCTGAAAGGGGATTGGTGGAAGGACGGAGACCGTGGAAAATGCAGGAAGATGATTGGTTTATGCTCTTGGACCTGGTTGATCGTGTTCCTTCAGGTGTACCAACCACACCAGTTTCAG CTTCTTTGCAAGAGCAAGTTCAGGTGTACGTAGATGAAACCATCTCTTCCATGGTTAAAGTGATGACAGTGGTGCAGAGGGAGGAGACCAGGgtgactgtagtggaggagatggagttACAGAAAGACCAGAGCCGTCTGGAACAGAaactgtcacagagagagatggaagatgaCTGGTTTGTTCTGCTGGACATTGTTCCCAGAGAACCATCTGTGATTCCGTCAG CTTCTGTGGAAGAGCGTATTCCGGTATACCCTGAGGAAAGCGTCTCCTCTGTGGTTGAGTTGACGACagtagagcagagagaggagagaagggtgaCTGTAATTCAAGAGGAACGACGTCAAGAAGAAGTTATACTTCCACCACAGCCATCAAGAGAGATGGACGATGACTGGTTTGTGCAACTGGATGTCGTGCCCAGAGAAACATCCTATATACCACCAG TCGCTCCAGCAGAGCCAACACCGGTTTATCCAGATGTGATCAGCCCTGTGGTTGAGGTAAAGGCTGAACAGCAGAAGCCAGTGGTGGTTCTGGTGGAGGAGACGAGGCCACAACAGGAACGGGAAGTAGAGGAGTGGCAGCGACAACCAGAGAGAGATGATGATTGGTTTACACTGCTTGCTGATGTCCGTGAGGAGCCGATCATTGTACCACCAGTGGGGTTTGTTCTGTTGGATGCAGTCCGTGAAGAACGTGCTGGGGTTCCACCAG TTTCCCTGGCTGTTAGCGATAGGGTATACCCAGAGGTTGTGCCCGCCAAACATCTGACCATTGAGCCTGAACCAAGAGTGTTTGTGGTGGAAGCAGTCCGATTACTTCCTGAAGACGTTGCCCTGGAGGGTAAGGCAACACAACCGCAGAGAGAGCAGGATGATGATTGGTTTTTGCAGCTGGATGTTGCCCCTAAAGTAGCAG cTGCACCAGTGGTGGTGATTTACTCTGGTGTGAGCACCACAGCTGTTACGGTGGTGAAGGAGGCAGTGGAACAGAAACCACCAAAGACCGTGAGGATCATGGAAGAGACTGTTAAGATGGAGGAGGGGCCTGTGGTAACACCTAAAGAAGTGGATGATGATTGGTTTGTGCTCTGGGACCGCGCTCCCTCCAAGATACTGACCACAGCCAAGG CGTTCCATGTAGACAGAGAGGTTATAGAGCTGGTACCCCGGAGAACAGTGATTGTGGTGGAGGAAACTAGGAAACCACATAGAGTGGTGGAGGACAGACGTCAACCGGAGGTTGAACTGGTGAAAACACTGCCTCcccaagagagaggggagggtgatGATTGGTTCACGCTCTTTGAAGCCTCTCGCCAAGAGCCTGTGAAAATGCCAACAG ttGCTGTGGTAACTAGACCTGCCCCTGTGGTTGACGTGATGGTGACGAGCACAGAGCAGAGAACCCAGAAAAGGGTGACGAtagtggaggagaggtggagagaggagaggaccctgCAGCAGAGACtgcctcagagacagagagaggtggacgATGACTGGTTTGTCCTGCTGGATGCTGCCCCTAAAGAATTAG TTGCTCTCCGTGAGCGTCTCCAGGTCTATACTGACATAACTGTGGTCAAAGGTCCAGCCGCTCAGCCCAAACCCAGAGTGGTggttgaggaggagaagagaccagTACAACCCCAGAGAGATGTGGATGACCATTGGTTTGTGTTGCGGGATAAAAAATCGGTTGCAG TGGTGGCCACCCACAAGGCCGCCCGTCCGGTCAGCGCCCCAGTCTTCTCCCAGGCAGCCCTGATGGAGGCAGGGATCCCCATGGCCCCCCTGGACCTCCAGCAGCCCCAGACCTCCACCCCCATCAGGCTGCCAGCCCGCCAGGACGACAGGAAGCTGCAGGTCACCGTGGAGGCAGTGGACGAGGGCTCAGCCGAGGTCAAG AAAAGAGCTAAGAGAACTGAGGGTGACTCAATTTATATCAGACATAGTCTTTTAATGTTGGAG gactTTGAGAAGCCCCAGGAGGATCTCATCAGGCATCATACTAGTATCAGTGAGCTGAAGAGGAACTTCATGGCATCTGTCCCAGAGTCCCGGGGGCCCAGCGAATGGGACAAGCGCCTGTCCACTCACTCCCCCTTCCGCAGCCTGGGCATCAACGGACAGCCTTTACCTGATGCCGACGGG